The following coding sequences lie in one Arachis hypogaea cultivar Tifrunner chromosome 9, arahy.Tifrunner.gnm2.J5K5, whole genome shotgun sequence genomic window:
- the LOC112709922 gene encoding uncharacterized protein, with the protein MSAGGAFGGNRGLRPVPPEKGIFPLDHMHLCDLEKKEYLGCLKTAGHQSEKCRDFSKKYLQCRMEKNLMAKQDLAELGFKERNGETPEGKPTERIDN; encoded by the exons ATGAGTGCAG GTGGCGCATTTGGTGGCAATAGAGGGCTCCGTCCAGTGCCTCCTGAAAAGGGTATTTTCCCATTAGACCACATGCATTTATGTGACCTG GAGAAGAAAGAATATTTGGGTTGTCTGAAAACTGCGGGTCACCAGTCTGAAAAATGCAGGGACTTCTCGAAAAAGTACTTGCAGTGCCGAATGGAAAA GAACCTAATGGCTAAGCAGGACTTGGCAGAACTTGGTTTTAAGGAAAGAAATGGAGAAACTCCTGAAGGGAAACCCACTGAGaggattgataattga
- the LOC112709923 gene encoding pentatricopeptide repeat-containing protein At2g13420, mitochondrial, with amino-acid sequence MYMALAKAPSTPHTYAYFLSRRFFASTLQNDAVSSLPTLQPSNDADSLSRILLTHHNPFHAVESSLQLHGVTITPHLLSQTLLRLRHHTKIAFSLFTYVKSLPNPPLTTASYNLLIDVMAKVRQFDVAWQLIVDMDRRGLTPTPNTFLLLIRRLVAAGLTRQAIRAFDDIDAFAENKVSSEEFCLLLDTLCKYGYVKVAVEVFNKNVHRFRPDVKMYTVLIYGWCKLGRIRKARELFSEMVDKGVEPNLVTYNVLLNGICRRASLHPEDRFDRTIREADEMFDEMRSKGIEPDVTSFSIVLHVYSRGHKPQLSLDKLRLMKEKGICPTVATYTSVIKCLSSCGWLEDAEALIDEMMENGVTPNAATYNCFFKEYRGRKDAGSALKFFKKMKSDGLCLPSSHTYGILIRMFLDLNKIGVVEEIWNDMKETGVGPDLDMYTILIHGLCAKQRWREACHYFVEMIEKGFLPQKVTFESLYKGLIQADMLRTWRRLKKKLDEESITFGSEFEEYKLKPYRR; translated from the coding sequence ATGTACATGGCACTTGCCAAAGCTCCATCAACACCTCACACCTATGCATACTTCCTCTCTCGCCGTTTCTTCGCGTCAACACTCCAAAACGACGCCGTATCCTCACTCCCCACTCTCCAACCCTCAAACGACGCCGATTCACTCTCCCGCATCCTCCTCACTCACCACAACCCTTTCCATGCCGTGGAATCCTCCCTCCAACTCCACGGCGTCACCATCACCCCTCACCTCCTCTCTCAAACCCTCCTCCGCCTCAGACACCATACCAAGATCGCATTCTCCCTCTTCACCTACGTCAAGTCCCTCCCTAACCCTCCTCTTACCACCGCCTCTTACAACCTCCTCATCGACGTCATGGCCAAGGTCCGCCAATTCGATGTCGCCTGGCAGCTCATCGTCGACATGGACCGCCGTGGCCTCACCCCTACTCCCAACACCTTCTTGCTCCTCATCCGCCGCCTTGTCGCCGCCGGCCTCACCCGCCAGGCGATTCGTGCTTTCGATGATATCGATGCCTTCGCGGAGAACAAAGTTAGTTCAGAAGAATTTTGCCTCCTTCTTGACACGCTCTGTAAGTACGGTTATGTAAAAGTCGCTGTTGaagttttcaataaaaatgtgcATAGGTTTAGACCCGATGTGAAAATGTACACTGTTCTGATCTATGGTTGGTGCAAGTTAGGGAGAATTCGAAAGGCTAGAGAGCTATTTAGTGAGATGGTAGATAAAGGAGTTGAGCCTAATCTTGTTACTTATAATGTGTTGTTGAATGGGATTTGTAGAAGGGCTAGTCTTCACCCTGAAGATAGGTTTGACCGGACGATAAGGGAGGCAGATGAGATGTTCGATGAAATGCGCAGCAAAGGGATTGAGCCAGATGTGACTAGTTTTTCTATTGTGCTCCATGTTTATAGCAGGGGACATAAACCGCAGTTATCCCTTGATAAATTGAGGTTAATGAAGGAGAAAGGTATTTGTCCGACGGTGGCGACGTATACTTCGGTTATAAAGTGTCTGTCTTCTTGTGGGTGGCTTGAAGATGCTGAGGCTTTGATTGATGAGATGATGGAGAATGGAGTTACTCCAAATGCTGCAACATACAATTGCTTCTTTAAGGAATATAGAGGGAGAAAGGATGCTGGTAGTGCTTTGAAGTTCTTTAAGAAGATGAAGAGTGATGGTTTATGCTTGCCAAGTTCACATACGTATGGCATTCTGATTAGGATGTTTTTGGATCTGAATAAAATTGGGGTTGTGGAAGAGATATGGAATGATATGAAGGAGACTGGGGTAGGACCAGATTTGGATATGTATACCATTCTAATTCATGGGCTATGTGCAAAACAGCGTTGGAGGGAGGCTTGCCATTATTTTGTAGAGATGATAGAGAAAGGGTTTCTTCCTCAGAAAGTTACTTTCGAGAGCCTTTACAAAGGGCTAATACAGGCTGATATGTTGAGAACTTGGCGgagattgaagaagaagcttgATGAAGAATCCATAACATTTGGTTCGGAGTTTGAAGAATATAAATTAAAGCCATATAGGAGATAA
- the LOC112709924 gene encoding uncharacterized protein isoform X2: protein MKALQLMLSFLFWYPCYNFQACSLWMSFGVYVTGVLFQTAAFVSFLLISHGYCIMCERLSLNERRTTAALAFVFYLTLVGYKACVPYFTVLLLLNYFISFYVIFHHISQNLLVLREQLSIIENEDVHTMHDAVYKKYTMFKKFQGAMQIVAMAEIVICMNVDDSSENYWIRILIREWVQFCIFLYIGWIFKSQDLAPHFSIMPATKCKGETLVPPTYSIEMDAATFKEFSSHEWHIGVPTSSSHYQSSKDEVLVIIQHPGAQRSSKKLDFCSHNTECYVVSDLHTNSYSNQVELH, encoded by the exons ATGAAAGCATTGCAGCTCATGCTATCCTTTCTCTTCTG GTATCCATGCTACAATTTTCAAGCATGTTCTTTATGGATGTCATTTGGAGTGTATGTAACTGGGGTGCTATTTCAGACAGCTGCTTTTGTCTCCTTTTTGCTCATATCTCATGGTTACTGCATCATGTGTGAGCGTCTTTCTCTAAATGAACGGCGAACAACTGCGGCGCTGGCGTTTGTGTTTTACTTGACACTAGTTGGTTACAAGGCTTGTGTGCCATACTTCACT GTACTTCTGctactaaattattttatttcattctaTGTGATTTTCCACCATATCTCCCAAAACCTGCTAGTGTTGCGAGAACAATTGAGCATTATAGAAAATGAAGATGTTCATACAATGCATGATGCCGTGTATAAGAAGTACACAATGTTCAA GAAATTTCAGGGTGCAATGCAGATTGTAGCTATGGCAGAAAttgtg ATATGCATGAATGTGGACGACTCTTCGGAGAATTACTGGATTCGCATATTAATCAGAGAATGGGTGCAATTCTGCATCTTTTTGTACATAGG ATGGATTTTCAAGTCACAAGATTTGGCACCACACTTCTCTATTATGCCTGCCACAAAATGTAAAGGCGAGACTCTGGTGCCTCCCACCTACAGTATT GAAATGGATGCAGCAACTTTTAAAGAATTTAGTAGTCATGAATGGCACATTGGGGTG ccaacttctagttcacattatcAAAGCTCCAAAGATGAAGTTCTAGTAATCATTCAGCACCCAGGTGCACAGAGGTCAAGTAAAAAGCTCGATTTTTGTTCTCACAACACTGAATGTTATGTTGTATCAGATCTTCATACGAATTCATATTCAAATCAAGTAGAACTACACTGA
- the LOC112709924 gene encoding uncharacterized protein isoform X1 has protein sequence MANSGSGSSGVRLDESFRAVPTVYLTFLSIWFVSAFSWTAYTYKNRHSQCNKLQWTLTSVPLMKALQLMLSFLFWYPCYNFQACSLWMSFGVYVTGVLFQTAAFVSFLLISHGYCIMCERLSLNERRTTAALAFVFYLTLVGYKACVPYFTVLLLLNYFISFYVIFHHISQNLLVLREQLSIIENEDVHTMHDAVYKKYTMFKKFQGAMQIVAMAEIVICMNVDDSSENYWIRILIREWVQFCIFLYIGWIFKSQDLAPHFSIMPATKCKGETLVPPTYSIEMDAATFKEFSSHEWHIGVPTSSSHYQSSKDEVLVIIQHPGAQRSSKKLDFCSHNTECYVVSDLHTNSYSNQVELH, from the exons ATGGCGAACTCCGGTAGTGGCAGTTCGGGCGTGAGATTGGACGAGTCGTTTCGTGCTGTGCCGACGGTGTACCTGACGTTCCTATCGATCTGGTTCGTCTCTGCATTCTCTTGGACAGCTTACACTTACAAGAATCGCCAttctcag TGCAATAAGTTGCAGTGGACTCTTACTTCGGTTCCATTGATGAAAGCATTGCAGCTCATGCTATCCTTTCTCTTCTG GTATCCATGCTACAATTTTCAAGCATGTTCTTTATGGATGTCATTTGGAGTGTATGTAACTGGGGTGCTATTTCAGACAGCTGCTTTTGTCTCCTTTTTGCTCATATCTCATGGTTACTGCATCATGTGTGAGCGTCTTTCTCTAAATGAACGGCGAACAACTGCGGCGCTGGCGTTTGTGTTTTACTTGACACTAGTTGGTTACAAGGCTTGTGTGCCATACTTCACT GTACTTCTGctactaaattattttatttcattctaTGTGATTTTCCACCATATCTCCCAAAACCTGCTAGTGTTGCGAGAACAATTGAGCATTATAGAAAATGAAGATGTTCATACAATGCATGATGCCGTGTATAAGAAGTACACAATGTTCAA GAAATTTCAGGGTGCAATGCAGATTGTAGCTATGGCAGAAAttgtg ATATGCATGAATGTGGACGACTCTTCGGAGAATTACTGGATTCGCATATTAATCAGAGAATGGGTGCAATTCTGCATCTTTTTGTACATAGG ATGGATTTTCAAGTCACAAGATTTGGCACCACACTTCTCTATTATGCCTGCCACAAAATGTAAAGGCGAGACTCTGGTGCCTCCCACCTACAGTATT GAAATGGATGCAGCAACTTTTAAAGAATTTAGTAGTCATGAATGGCACATTGGGGTG ccaacttctagttcacattatcAAAGCTCCAAAGATGAAGTTCTAGTAATCATTCAGCACCCAGGTGCACAGAGGTCAAGTAAAAAGCTCGATTTTTGTTCTCACAACACTGAATGTTATGTTGTATCAGATCTTCATACGAATTCATATTCAAATCAAGTAGAACTACACTGA